From the Paenibacillus sp. R14(2021) genome, the window GCCGACGGTTTCCGCAAACGATGTTGCGATGGACAAGAAGAGCAAGTTGCGCCCCGGTACGTACGTGACCGGTATTTCACCTGCTTGCTCAGGCACAGGATCTGCACCGAGCTTCGGCACCTCAATACGGTCGTCTGTCAACGCGCTTCCGCCGAAGTCGCGCAAAAAACCGAGCTCAATGATTTTGAACCGGTCACTGACGCCGTAATGCTCGGCTACGGCTCGAGCGTTGTTCAGCTCGATAATATGCCGCTGGCCGTAATTGAACGTAATCGGATACAGCTCATAACCCGCTTCCTTCGCAAACCCCATGCAGGTCGTGCTGTCCAAACCTCCGCTCAAGATAATGACTGCTTTTTTCGTTGTCAACTTAAACACCTCTCTGTGCAGGATCCCAAATGATTTTGTGCAGCTGCATGTTCAGCTTAACGCCTGTCAACCCTGCAGCCAGCATTTTCTCGACCAGCCGTGCCGGCGGCATGCTCTCCCATACCGGGCTGAACAGCGGCAGCGCCGCAGTCGGATAGTCGCGCAGCACCTGTACGGCGGCATCAAAGTCCGCATCGCTGGCAATGACGAATTTCACTTCGTCCTGCGGGCGCAGCAGCGCGAAATTGCCGTGCAGCATCGCATTGTTCTCGCCGGAATCCGGCAGTTTATAATCCATCACGTAGCGTGCCTTCGGTGAATGGATATCGCGCAAAAACGGCGCCAAATCAATCGCCCCGTTCGTCTCGATGTGCACATCCTGGATTCGTTCAATGCTGCACAGCGCTTCCAGCAGCGCGGCAGAGCGGCTGCCATACAGCAGCGGCTCCCCGCCGGTCATGCAAATATGCGTGGAGGCATACTTGTTCTCGACCTGCGCTGCAATCTCTTCGACCGTCATCGTGAATTCCGCTTCCGCCGGCGGATAGCTGTACTTCGTATCACACCAGACACAGCGCAGATTACAGCCGAACAGACGTACAAAAACGGTCGGAAACCCGGCACGCGTGCCCTCGCCTTCGACCGTTTCGAAAATTTCCACCATGGGTAATCGGATAGATCGAGGCCCTTGCTCCTTGACGTCAACCGACATGCTCGTCCGCCTCCATCATGACACGAGTGACAGCCGCATAGCTGGTCGG encodes:
- a CDS encoding radical SAM protein → MSVDVKEQGPRSIRLPMVEIFETVEGEGTRAGFPTVFVRLFGCNLRCVWCDTKYSYPPAEAEFTMTVEEIAAQVENKYASTHICMTGGEPLLYGSRSAALLEALCSIERIQDVHIETNGAIDLAPFLRDIHSPKARYVMDYKLPDSGENNAMLHGNFALLRPQDEVKFVIASDADFDAAVQVLRDYPTAALPLFSPVWESMPPARLVEKMLAAGLTGVKLNMQLHKIIWDPAQRGV